A genomic region of Neisseria cinerea contains the following coding sequences:
- the rfbB gene encoding dTDP-glucose 4,6-dehydratase, giving the protein MQTANKKTILVTGGAGFIGSAVVRHIIQNTQDSVVNVDKLTYAGNLESLTEVANNPRYAFEQVDICDRAELDRVFAQHRPDAVMHLAAESHVDRSIDSAGKFIQTNIVGTFNLLEAARAYWQQMPSEKREAFRFHHISTDEVYGDLHGTDDLFTETTPYAPSSPYSASKASSDHLVRAWLRTYGLPTIVSNCSNNYGPYHFPEKLIPLMILNALDGKPLPVYGDGMQIRDWLFVEDHARALYQVVTEGVVGETYNIGGHNEKANIEVVKTICALLEELVPEKPAGVARYEDLITFVQDRPGHDARYAIDAAKIGKKLGWEPQETFESGIRKTVQWYLDNKTWWQNVLNGSYRLERLGTGK; this is encoded by the coding sequence ATGCAAACCGCAAACAAAAAAACCATCCTCGTTACCGGTGGCGCGGGCTTTATCGGTTCTGCCGTTGTCCGTCATATTATCCAAAACACCCAAGACTCTGTCGTCAATGTCGATAAGCTGACTTATGCCGGCAATTTGGAATCTTTGACTGAGGTAGCCAATAATCCTCGCTATGCTTTTGAGCAGGTAGATATTTGCGACCGTGCAGAACTCGACCGCGTATTCGCACAACACCGGCCTGATGCCGTGATGCACTTGGCAGCGGAAAGCCATGTCGACCGCTCTATCGATTCGGCAGGCAAATTTATCCAAACCAATATCGTCGGCACATTCAATCTGCTTGAAGCGGCCCGCGCCTACTGGCAACAAATGCCGTCTGAAAAACGCGAAGCCTTCCGTTTCCACCATATTTCTACCGATGAAGTCTATGGCGATTTGCACGGCACAGACGATTTGTTTACTGAGACCACGCCATACGCGCCGTCCAGCCCCTACTCTGCCTCTAAAGCGTCCAGCGACCACCTCGTCCGCGCATGGTTGCGTACTTACGGTTTACCGACCATCGTAAGCAACTGCTCCAACAACTACGGCCCTTACCATTTCCCGGAAAAACTCATCCCTTTGATGATTCTGAACGCGCTTGACGGCAAACCGCTGCCCGTTTACGGCGACGGGATGCAAATCCGCGACTGGCTGTTTGTCGAAGACCACGCGCGCGCGCTGTATCAGGTTGTTACCGAAGGTGTTGTCGGCGAAACCTACAATATCGGCGGCCACAATGAAAAAGCCAATATTGAAGTCGTCAAAACCATCTGCGCCCTGCTGGAAGAGCTTGTTCCTGAAAAACCGGCCGGTGTAGCGCGCTACGAAGACTTGATTACTTTCGTACAAGACCGTCCCGGCCATGACGCGCGCTACGCCATTGATGCGGCCAAAATCGGCAAGAAGCTGGGCTGGGAACCGCAGGAAACATTCGAATCCGGCATCCGCAAAACAGTGCAATGGTATTTGGACAACAAAACCTGGTGGCAAAACGTATTGAACGGCAGCTACCGTTTGGAACGTTTAGGCACTGGAAAATAA
- the galE gene encoding UDP-glucose 4-epimerase GalE, with translation MTVLITGGTGFIGSHTAVSLVQSGYDVVILDNLCNSSAAVLPRLQHITGRNIPFYQGDIRDRQVLRQIFSEHEIESVIHFAGLKAVGESVAEPMKYYSNNVYGSLVLAEEMARAGVLKIVFSSSATVYGNPDKTPYTENLRPGDTTNPYGASKSMAERILTDIQKADPRWSVILLRYFNPIGAHESGLIGEQPNGIPNNLLPYICQVAGGKLEQLSVFGGDYPTPDGTGMRDYIHVMDLAEGHIAAMKAKGGLSGVHLFNLGSGRAYSVLEIIRAFEAASGLSIPYQIKPRRAGDLACFFADPSYTKQQTGWETKRSLAQMMEDSWRWVSRNPNGYGD, from the coding sequence ATGACTGTACTGATTACCGGCGGCACCGGCTTTATCGGTTCGCACACCGCCGTCTCACTCGTCCAATCCGGTTACGATGTTGTGATTCTGGACAATCTGTGCAATTCTTCTGCCGCCGTCCTTCCGCGATTGCAACACATTACCGGCAGAAACATACCGTTTTATCAGGGTGATATCCGCGACCGTCAGGTTTTGAGACAGATTTTTTCGGAACATGAAATCGAATCCGTCATCCATTTTGCCGGTTTGAAGGCTGTGGGGGAAAGCGTTGCCGAGCCGATGAAATATTACAGCAATAATGTTTACGGCAGCCTGGTGCTGGCGGAAGAAATGGCGCGTGCAGGCGTGTTGAAAATCGTATTCAGCTCGTCGGCAACCGTTTACGGTAATCCCGACAAAACACCTTATACCGAAAACCTTCGCCCGGGCGACACGACCAATCCTTACGGTGCGTCCAAGTCGATGGCGGAGCGGATTTTAACCGACATCCAAAAAGCCGACCCGCGCTGGAGCGTCATCCTGTTGCGCTATTTCAATCCGATCGGCGCACACGAAAGCGGTCTGATCGGGGAACAGCCCAACGGTATTCCTAACAACCTTTTGCCCTATATCTGTCAGGTCGCCGGCGGAAAACTGGAACAACTGTCGGTATTCGGTGGCGATTACCCCACACCCGACGGCACCGGTATGCGCGACTACATTCATGTGATGGACTTGGCAGAAGGGCATATCGCGGCAATGAAGGCAAAAGGCGGCCTTTCCGGCGTACATTTGTTCAACTTGGGTTCGGGCCGCGCCTATTCCGTCTTAGAAATCATCCGTGCCTTTGAAGCCGCATCCGGTTTGAGCATTCCTTACCAAATCAAACCCCGTCGTGCCGGCGACCTTGCCTGTTTCTTTGCCGATCCGTCCTATACCAAACAACAGACAGGCTGGGAAACCAAACGCAGCCTTGCGCAAATGATGGAGGATTCGTGGCGTTGGGTCAGCCGCAACCCCAACGGATACGGGGATTAA
- a CDS encoding Tex family protein — translation MNITQILSQELSATAAQITAAIELLDDGATVPFIARYRKEATGGLDDTQLRQLAERLQYLRELEERKAVVLKSIEEQGKLSDDLRAQIEAADNKTALEDLYLPYKPKRRTKAQIAREHGLQPLADVLLAEQPQDVEATAQGYLNENVPDAKAALDGARAILMEQFAEDAELIGTLRDKLWNEAEIHAQVVEGKETEGEKFSDYFDHREPVRAMPSHRALAVLRGRNEGVLNIALKYQLDDTPITQQSEYEQIIARRFKVSDGHKWLRDTVRLTWRAKIFLSLELEALNRLKEAADTDAITVFARNLKDLLLAAPAGRLTTLGLDPGYRNGVKCAVVDDTGKLLDTVIVYLHQENNMLATLSSLIKQHGVKLIAIGNGTASRETDKIAGELVRGMPEMGLHKIVVSEAGASIYSASELAAREFPDLDVSLRGAVSIARRLQDPLAELVKIDPKSIGVGQYQHDVNQSQLAKSLDAVVEDCVNAVGVDVNTASAPLLARISGLNQTLAQNIVAYRDENGAFDSRKKLLKVPRLGEKTFEQAAGFLRINGGKEPLDASAVHPEAYPIVAKMLAQQGITAAELIGNRERVKQIKASDFTDERFGLPTILDILSELEKPGRDPRGEFQTASFAEGIHEISDLQVGMILEGVVSNVANFGAFVDIGVHQDGLVHISALSNKFVQDPREVVKAGDVVKVKVLEVDAARKRIALTMRLDDEPGSAAKGNRPSETRHQERRDRKPQRNDRAPTNSAMADAFAKLKR, via the coding sequence ATGAACATCACCCAAATCCTCTCCCAAGAACTCTCCGCCACCGCAGCGCAAATCACCGCCGCTATCGAGCTTTTAGACGACGGCGCGACAGTGCCGTTTATCGCCCGCTACCGCAAGGAAGCCACGGGCGGACTGGACGACACGCAGTTGCGCCAGCTTGCCGAGCGGCTGCAATATCTGCGTGAGTTGGAAGAGCGCAAAGCCGTTGTGTTAAAAAGCATTGAAGAGCAAGGCAAGCTTTCAGACGACCTCAGGGCGCAAATCGAAGCCGCCGACAACAAAACCGCGCTGGAAGACCTGTATCTGCCCTACAAGCCCAAACGCCGCACCAAAGCGCAAATCGCGCGCGAACACGGTTTGCAGCCGCTGGCGGACGTGTTGCTTGCCGAGCAGCCGCAGGACGTGGAAGCCACCGCGCAAGGCTACCTGAACGAAAATGTTCCCGACGCCAAAGCCGCGTTGGACGGCGCGCGCGCGATTCTGATGGAGCAGTTTGCTGAAGACGCGGAACTCATCGGCACGCTGCGCGACAAGCTGTGGAACGAAGCCGAAATCCACGCGCAAGTCGTTGAAGGCAAAGAAACCGAAGGCGAAAAATTCAGCGATTATTTCGACCACCGCGAACCCGTCCGCGCCATGCCCAGCCACCGCGCGCTGGCGGTTTTGCGCGGCCGCAACGAAGGCGTGTTGAACATTGCGCTCAAATACCAACTCGACGACACGCCGATTACGCAGCAAAGCGAATATGAGCAAATCATCGCCCGTCGTTTCAAGGTTTCAGACGGCCACAAATGGTTGCGCGACACCGTGCGCCTGACTTGGCGCGCAAAAATCTTTTTGTCGTTGGAACTTGAAGCGTTGAACCGCTTGAAAGAAGCCGCCGACACTGACGCGATTACCGTGTTCGCCCGCAATCTCAAAGACTTGCTGCTCGCCGCCCCTGCCGGACGGCTGACCACGCTGGGTCTCGACCCCGGCTACCGCAACGGCGTGAAATGCGCCGTGGTGGACGACACGGGCAAGCTGCTCGATACCGTCATCGTCTATTTGCATCAAGAAAACAATATGTTGGCAACGCTGTCGAGCCTGATTAAACAACACGGCGTGAAGCTCATCGCCATCGGCAACGGCACCGCCAGCCGCGAAACCGACAAAATCGCGGGTGAACTGGTGCGCGGAATGCCCGAAATGGGGCTGCACAAAATCGTCGTTTCCGAAGCCGGCGCGTCGATTTATTCCGCGTCCGAACTGGCGGCGCGCGAGTTCCCCGATTTGGACGTTTCCCTGCGCGGCGCAGTGTCCATCGCCCGCAGGCTGCAAGACCCGCTCGCCGAGTTGGTCAAAATCGATCCCAAATCCATCGGCGTGGGCCAGTATCAGCACGACGTGAACCAAAGCCAGCTCGCCAAATCGCTGGACGCGGTGGTCGAAGACTGCGTGAACGCCGTCGGCGTGGACGTGAACACCGCCTCCGCCCCGCTCTTGGCGCGGATTTCCGGTTTGAATCAAACTCTTGCCCAAAACATCGTCGCCTACCGCGATGAAAACGGCGCGTTCGACAGCCGCAAAAAATTGCTGAAAGTGCCGCGCTTGGGCGAAAAAACCTTCGAGCAGGCAGCGGGCTTTTTGCGGATTAACGGCGGAAAAGAGCCGCTGGACGCGAGCGCCGTCCACCCCGAAGCCTATCCTATCGTCGCCAAAATGCTGGCGCAACAAGGCATTACCGCCGCCGAACTCATCGGCAACCGCGAGCGCGTGAAGCAAATCAAAGCGTCCGACTTCACCGACGAACGCTTCGGTCTGCCGACCATTCTGGACATCCTGTCCGAGCTGGAAAAACCCGGCCGCGACCCACGCGGCGAGTTTCAGACGGCCTCCTTCGCCGAAGGCATCCACGAAATCAGCGACTTGCAAGTCGGCATGATACTCGAAGGCGTGGTCTCCAACGTCGCCAACTTCGGCGCGTTCGTGGACATCGGCGTCCATCAGGACGGCTTGGTGCACATCTCCGCCCTGTCCAACAAGTTTGTCCAAGACCCGCGTGAAGTCGTGAAAGCCGGCGACGTGGTGAAAGTGAAAGTACTGGAAGTCGATGCTGCGCGTAAACGCATCGCGTTGACCATGCGTTTGGATGACGAACCGGGCAGCGCTGCCAAAGGCAACAGGCCGTCTGAAACCCGACATCAGGAACGCCGCGACCGCAAACCCCAACGCAACGACCGCGCCCCGACCAATTCGGCAATGGCGGATGCGTTTGCGAAGTTGAAGCGGTAA
- the gltS gene encoding sodium/glutamate symporter yields the protein MEWEFNSYYTLIAATLVLLVGKFLVKKIKLLRDFNIPEPVAGGLIAAIILFVLHQLYGVSFKFEKPLQDAFMLIFFTSIGLSADFSRLKAGGLPLVIFTAVVGAFIVVQNFVGVGLATALGLDPLIGLITGSITLTGGHGTAGAWGPDFEAKYGLVGATGLGMASATFGLVFGGLIGGPVARRLINKMGRKPVENTKQAQDDNMDDVFEQAKRTRLITAESAVETLAMFAACLAFAEIVDGFDKEYLFDLPKFVWCLFAGVVIRNVLTAAFKVNMFDRAIDVFGNASLSLFLAMALLNLKLWELTGLAGPVTVILAVQTVVMILYATFATYVFMGRDYDAAVLAAGHCGFGLGATPTAVANMQSITHTFGPSHKAFLIVPMVGAFFVDLINAAILTGFVNFFKG from the coding sequence ATGGAATGGGAGTTTAACAGCTATTACACGCTGATTGCCGCTACCCTGGTCTTGTTGGTGGGTAAATTTTTAGTCAAAAAAATCAAGTTGTTGAGGGATTTTAATATTCCCGAGCCTGTGGCAGGTGGTCTGATTGCCGCGATTATTCTGTTTGTGTTGCATCAGTTGTATGGCGTGAGCTTCAAATTTGAGAAGCCGCTGCAAGATGCGTTTATGCTGATTTTCTTTACTTCTATCGGTTTGAGTGCAGATTTCTCGCGCCTGAAGGCCGGTGGTTTGCCGCTGGTAATTTTCACCGCCGTGGTAGGCGCATTCATTGTTGTGCAAAACTTCGTCGGGGTCGGCCTGGCTACGGCTTTGGGTTTGGATCCGCTGATCGGCCTGATTACCGGTTCGATTACGTTGACGGGCGGACACGGTACGGCAGGTGCATGGGGACCTGATTTTGAAGCTAAATACGGCTTGGTCGGTGCAACCGGTTTGGGTATGGCTTCTGCAACCTTCGGCCTGGTGTTCGGCGGTCTGATCGGCGGACCAGTTGCCCGCCGCCTGATTAATAAAATGGGCCGCAAACCGGTTGAAAACACAAAACAGGCTCAGGACGACAATATGGACGATGTGTTCGAGCAGGCAAAACGTACCCGTCTGATTACGGCGGAATCTGCTGTTGAAACGCTTGCCATGTTTGCCGCGTGTCTGGCATTTGCCGAGATTGTGGACGGCTTCGACAAAGAATATCTGTTCGACCTGCCCAAATTCGTATGGTGTCTGTTTGCAGGCGTAGTCATCCGCAATGTTTTGACCGCCGCATTCAAGGTCAATATGTTTGACCGCGCAATCGATGTGTTCGGCAATGCTTCGCTTTCGCTTTTCTTGGCAATGGCGCTGTTGAACTTGAAACTGTGGGAGCTGACCGGTTTGGCCGGGCCTGTAACCGTGATTCTTGCCGTACAAACCGTTGTGATGATTCTGTATGCGACTTTTGCAACCTATGTCTTCATGGGGCGCGACTATGATGCGGCGGTATTGGCTGCCGGTCACTGTGGTTTCGGTTTGGGTGCAACGCCCACTGCGGTGGCAAATATGCAGTCCATCACGCATACTTTCGGTCCTTCCCATAAGGCTTTTTTGATTGTGCCTATGGTCGGTGCGTTCTTCGTCGATTTGATTAATGCCGCGATTCTCACCGGTTTTGTGAATTTCTTTAAAGGCTGA
- a CDS encoding lysozyme inhibitor LprI family protein — protein MYRKFALLPFALLLAACGKEEPSGALECANPAVLQDIRGSIQETLKQEARSFARDDVRQFVDADKIIAAAYDLAFSLEHASETREGSRTFCIADLNITVPSETLADAKANSPLLYGETALSDIVQQKTGGNVEFKDGVLTAAVRFLPAKDAQTVFVDNTVGMAAQTLSAALLPYGVKSIVMIDGKAVRKEDAVRILSGKAHEAPSKPTPEDILEHNAAGGDADVPQAGEDAPEPEILHPDDSERANTVTVSRGEVEEARVQNQRAESEITKLWGELDTDVQKELVGEQRKWAQEKISNCRQAAAQADRQEYAEYLKLQCETRMTRERIQYLRGYSID, from the coding sequence ATGTACCGCAAATTTGCCCTGCTGCCGTTTGCCCTGCTGCTTGCGGCGTGCGGTAAGGAAGAGCCGTCGGGGGCGTTGGAATGCGCCAATCCTGCCGTGCTGCAGGATATACGCGGCAGTATTCAGGAAACGCTCAAACAGGAAGCACGTTCCTTCGCGCGCGATGACGTCCGGCAGTTTGTCGATGCCGACAAAATTATCGCCGCTGCCTACGATTTGGCGTTTTCTTTGGAACACGCTTCGGAAACACGGGAAGGCAGCCGCACATTCTGTATTGCCGATTTGAACATTACCGTGCCGTCTGAAACGCTTGCCGATGCCAAGGCCAACAGCCCCCTGTTGTACGGGGAAACCGCTTTGTCGGATATTGTGCAGCAGAAGACGGGCGGCAATGTCGAGTTTAAAGATGGCGTATTGACGGCAGCCGTCCGCTTCCTGCCCGCCAAAGACGCTCAGACGGTATTTGTCGATAATACGGTCGGCATGGCGGCACAAACCCTGTCTGCCGCATTGCTGCCTTACGGCGTGAAGAGCATCGTCATGATAGATGGCAAGGCGGTCAGGAAAGAAGACGCGGTCAGGATTTTGAGCGGTAAAGCTCATGAAGCGCCGTCTAAACCCACGCCCGAAGACATTTTGGAACATAATGCCGCCGGAGGGGATGCAGACGTACCCCAAGCCGGAGAAGACGCGCCCGAACCGGAAATCCTGCATCCCGACGACAGCGAGCGTGCCAATACCGTTACCGTATCACGGGGCGAAGTGGAAGAGGCGCGCGTACAAAACCAGCGTGCGGAATCCGAAATTACCAAACTTTGGGGAGAACTCGATACCGACGTGCAAAAAGAGTTGGTTGGAGAACAGCGCAAGTGGGCGCAGGAAAAAATCAGCAACTGCCGACAAGCCGCTGCACAGGCAGACCGGCAGGAATACGCCGAATACCTCAAGCTGCAATGCGAAACGCGCATGACACGTGAACGGATACAGTATCTTCGCGGCTACTCCATTGATTAG
- a CDS encoding OmpP1/FadL family transporter: MTPSTLKKTVLLLGTAFAAASVHASGYHFGTQSVNAQSTANAAAAEAADASTIFYNPAGLTKLDSSQISVNANIVLPSIRYKADSATDFTELPVQGSKSGKITKTTVAPHIYGAYKATDDLTVGLGVYVPFGSATEYEKDSVLRHNINKLGLTSIAVEPVAAWKLNDRHSFGAGIIAQHTSAELRKYADWGIQQKAAMLKATPSNPAGAAAIQADGHADVKGSDWGFGYQLAWMWDVNDRARVGVNYRSKVSHTLEGTAEWAADGAMAKQAWAAKLLEARGYVPNEKASVKIVTPESLSVHGMYKVSDKTDLFGDVTWTRHSRFNKAELVFENEKAVIRGKSDRTTITPNWRNTYKVGFGGSYQISEPLQLRAGIAFDKSPVKNADYRMNSLPDGNRIWFSAGMKYNIGKNHVVDAAYTHIHINDTSYRTAKASGSDVDSKGASSAHFRNKADIIGLQYTYKFK, encoded by the coding sequence ATGACCCCTTCCACACTGAAAAAAACCGTCCTACTGCTCGGCACTGCCTTTGCCGCCGCATCCGTCCACGCATCCGGCTACCACTTCGGCACACAGTCGGTCAACGCGCAAAGCACGGCGAATGCCGCCGCCGCAGAAGCCGCCGACGCATCGACCATCTTCTACAACCCTGCCGGCCTGACCAAACTCGACAGCAGCCAGATTTCCGTCAACGCCAATATCGTGTTACCCAGCATCCGTTATAAAGCGGATTCCGCCACCGACTTTACCGAGCTTCCCGTCCAAGGTTCGAAAAGCGGCAAAATCACCAAAACCACGGTTGCGCCCCACATCTACGGCGCATACAAAGCCACCGACGACCTGACCGTGGGCTTGGGCGTGTACGTCCCCTTCGGCTCCGCCACCGAATACGAAAAAGATTCCGTGTTACGCCACAACATCAACAAACTCGGTCTGACCAGCATCGCCGTCGAACCTGTCGCCGCATGGAAACTCAACGACCGTCATTCCTTCGGTGCAGGCATCATCGCCCAACATACTTCCGCCGAACTGCGCAAATATGCCGACTGGGGTATCCAGCAAAAAGCAGCAATGCTGAAAGCAACACCGTCCAATCCCGCCGGTGCAGCCGCCATTCAGGCCGACGGACACGCCGATGTTAAAGGCAGCGATTGGGGCTTCGGCTACCAACTGGCGTGGATGTGGGACGTCAACGACCGCGCGCGCGTGGGCGTGAACTACCGTTCCAAAGTTTCACACACGCTCGAAGGCACTGCCGAATGGGCGGCAGACGGTGCAATGGCGAAACAGGCATGGGCAGCAAAATTATTGGAGGCGCGCGGTTATGTACCGAATGAAAAAGCCAGCGTCAAAATCGTAACGCCTGAGTCTTTGTCCGTACACGGCATGTACAAAGTGTCTGATAAAACCGACCTGTTCGGCGACGTAACTTGGACGCGCCACAGCCGCTTCAATAAGGCGGAGCTGGTTTTTGAAAACGAAAAAGCCGTCATCAGAGGCAAATCCGACCGCACCACCATCACCCCCAACTGGCGCAACACCTACAAAGTCGGATTCGGCGGTTCTTATCAAATCAGCGAACCGCTGCAACTGCGCGCCGGTATCGCTTTTGACAAATCGCCCGTCAAAAATGCCGACTACCGCATGAACAGCCTGCCCGACGGCAACCGCATCTGGTTCTCCGCCGGCATGAAATACAATATCGGTAAAAACCACGTCGTCGATGCCGCCTACACCCACATCCACATCAACGACACCAGCTACCGCACGGCGAAAGCAAGCGGCAGCGATGTAGACAGCAAAGGCGCGTCTTCCGCACATTTCAGAAACAAAGCCGACATCATCGGCCTGCAATACACCTACAAATTCAAATAA
- a CDS encoding GNAT family N-acetyltransferase: MLVCNPYEVVIHGTTSSGKIFRPSDWAERLCGILSSFTKDNRLSYSKWVRPMLVDNIRCVAVDKKLETDNPQMFRFLMDFAADNDLRVIDCKALLEEREHGKADEAAAGHIPLAQAIEEKHSAEKARETAAAVAAYTLREIGVEDTSTAFAALSVLRSMLTDINRFTEQINKIQRPAGYRLLGIFEEGKHNAVAVCGFHEACNLASGRHIHIDDIVTLPQSRRKGYASRLLEEVRKIGAETGVTKIHLNVHVNHDRTDAHRLYFKNGFEICAYHFRCDPK; the protein is encoded by the coding sequence ATGTTAGTCTGCAACCCTTACGAGGTAGTCATCCACGGTACGACGAGTTCCGGCAAGATTTTCCGTCCCAGCGACTGGGCAGAACGCCTGTGCGGCATCCTGTCCTCGTTTACCAAAGACAACAGGCTTTCCTATTCGAAATGGGTGCGCCCCATGCTGGTGGACAACATCCGCTGCGTCGCCGTCGATAAAAAACTGGAAACCGACAATCCCCAGATGTTCCGCTTCCTGATGGACTTTGCCGCCGACAACGACCTGCGCGTTATCGACTGCAAGGCACTGCTCGAAGAACGCGAACACGGAAAAGCAGACGAAGCCGCAGCCGGACACATCCCGTTGGCACAAGCAATCGAAGAAAAACATTCTGCCGAAAAAGCACGGGAAACCGCCGCCGCAGTTGCAGCCTACACCTTGCGCGAAATCGGTGTGGAAGACACGTCCACCGCCTTTGCCGCCTTAAGCGTGCTGCGCTCCATGCTGACCGACATCAACCGTTTTACAGAACAGATCAACAAAATCCAACGTCCCGCCGGCTACCGCCTGCTGGGTATTTTTGAAGAAGGCAAACACAATGCCGTCGCCGTCTGCGGTTTCCACGAAGCCTGCAACCTCGCCAGCGGCCGACATATCCATATCGACGACATCGTTACCCTGCCGCAAAGTCGCCGCAAAGGTTATGCTTCGCGCCTGCTGGAAGAAGTCCGGAAAATCGGTGCGGAAACAGGGGTTACCAAAATCCACCTTAACGTCCACGTCAACCACGACCGTACCGACGCGCACCGCCTGTATTTCAAAAACGGTTTTGAAATCTGCGCCTACCACTTCCGTTGCGACCCAAAATGA
- the pyrB gene encoding aspartate carbamoyltransferase — translation MPNPLYKQHVISISDLTREQLELLLQTALKLKSEPHGNLLEGKLIGSCFFEPSTRTRLSFETAVQRLGGKVIGFSDGANTSAKKGETLADTARIISGYTDAIIQRHPKDGAARVAAEFSRVPVINAGDGTNQHPSQTLLDLVTIYETQGRLDNLKIAMAGDLKYGRTVHSLCQALKRWNCEFAFVSPPSLAMPDYITEELDEAGCRYRILGSLEEAAEWADILYMTRVQRERFDEQEFAKIQGKFNLEASMLARAKPNLRVLHPLPRVDEIHPDVDATPHAYYFEQATNGVYARMAILSLVLNEEV, via the coding sequence ATGCCTAATCCGCTATATAAACAGCATGTTATTTCTATTTCTGATTTGACGCGGGAACAGCTCGAGCTGCTGCTTCAGACGGCATTGAAACTGAAGTCGGAGCCGCACGGCAACCTGTTGGAAGGGAAACTTATCGGTTCGTGCTTCTTTGAACCGTCCACGCGTACGCGCCTGTCGTTTGAAACGGCGGTACAGCGGCTGGGCGGCAAAGTTATCGGTTTCTCGGACGGCGCGAATACCAGTGCAAAAAAAGGCGAGACGCTTGCCGATACCGCCCGCATCATTTCCGGATATACTGATGCCATCATCCAGCGCCATCCCAAAGACGGCGCAGCGCGTGTGGCGGCGGAGTTTTCGCGCGTCCCCGTTATCAACGCCGGCGACGGCACGAACCAGCACCCCAGTCAGACGCTGCTCGACCTGGTTACCATTTATGAAACGCAGGGACGTTTGGACAACCTCAAAATTGCCATGGCGGGCGACTTGAAATACGGACGTACCGTGCATTCGCTTTGTCAGGCGTTGAAACGCTGGAATTGTGAATTTGCCTTTGTTTCGCCGCCCAGCCTGGCCATGCCTGACTATATTACCGAAGAGTTGGACGAAGCCGGCTGCCGATACCGTATCCTCGGCAGTTTGGAAGAAGCGGCGGAATGGGCGGATATCCTGTATATGACCCGTGTTCAGCGCGAACGTTTCGACGAACAGGAATTTGCCAAAATCCAAGGAAAATTTAACCTCGAAGCGTCTATGCTCGCCCGCGCCAAACCGAACCTGCGCGTGCTGCACCCTTTGCCGCGTGTGGACGAAATCCATCCCGATGTCGATGCTACGCCGCATGCCTATTATTTCGAGCAGGCAACCAACGGCGTTTATGCGCGTATGGCGATATTGTCGCTGGTGTTGAACGAAGAAGTGTGA
- the pyrI gene encoding aspartate carbamoyltransferase regulatory subunit, which produces METPKLSVEAIEKGTVIDHIPAGKGLTILRQFKLLHYGSAVTVGFNLPSKTQGSKDIIKINGVWLDDSAADRLALFAPEAVVNTIENFKVVQKRHLNLPDEIAEVFRCPNTNCASHGEPVKSRFYVKNQNGQTRLKCHYCEKTYSRDSVAEA; this is translated from the coding sequence ATGGAAACCCCGAAACTCAGTGTCGAAGCCATTGAAAAAGGTACGGTGATCGACCATATTCCCGCCGGCAAGGGGCTGACCATCCTGCGCCAGTTCAAACTTTTGCACTACGGCAGTGCGGTAACCGTAGGCTTTAACCTGCCCAGCAAAACCCAGGGCAGCAAGGACATCATCAAAATCAACGGAGTATGGTTGGACGACAGTGCCGCCGACCGCCTTGCCCTGTTTGCACCCGAAGCAGTGGTCAATACTATCGAAAATTTCAAGGTCGTGCAGAAACGGCATTTGAACCTGCCCGATGAAATTGCCGAAGTGTTCCGCTGTCCGAACACCAATTGCGCCAGCCACGGCGAGCCGGTCAAAAGCCGGTTTTATGTTAAAAATCAAAACGGGCAGACGAGGCTGAAATGCCATTACTGCGAAAAAACCTACAGCAGGGATTCGGTGGCGGAAGCCTGA